The following are from one region of the Macrobrachium nipponense isolate FS-2020 chromosome 21, ASM1510439v2, whole genome shotgun sequence genome:
- the LOC135197699 gene encoding uncharacterized protein LOC135197699 isoform X1, which yields MHSVRLLHTTMTTKTVVLCALLAVTATIPRGVLSNPAKLYQPPDVGSPGVSSSGGFGGSGGSSAGAFGASSGAHGGSGSGGFGGSSGAGFGGSSTAGGLGSGGFGGSAGSGFGASGSGFGGSVGSGGAGSGGFGGSAGSGFGSSGSGFGGSVGSGGAGFGGSAGSGGAGSGGFGGSAGSGFGSSGSGFGGSVGSGGVGFGGSAGSGGAGSGGFEGSAGSGFGSSGSGFGGSAGSGGAGFGGSVGSGGVGSGGLGGSAGSGFGSSGSGFGGSAGSGGAGSAGYGGSAGSGIGASGSGFGGSSGAGFGGSVGSGGAGSGGFGGSAGSGFGSSGSGFGGSTGSGFGGSVGSGGAGFGGSVGSGGAGFGGSVGSGGAGFGGSAGSGGVGSGGFGGSAGSGFGASGSGGYQGPSAPVVPILADERDGPHADGSYSFNFETGDGISRQEQGYPQGETGAVAQQGAWSFTFPDGTPANFQFVADGSGFRVESDLLPTPPPLPPHAIAQIEKAALEDAAASAAGAQGAYSGGSQSGSGAGLGSGAGFGSGAGFGSGAGFGSGAGSGSGAGFGSGAGSGSGAGFGSGASLGAGAGLGSGAGFGSGASLGSGAGFGSGAGLGSGAGFGSGAGLGSGAGFGSGAGLGSGAGFGSGSQGSGAGFGSGSGSQFGGPVSVPAPQTPGRTYGLP from the exons ATGCATTCAGTTCGACTCCTTCACACAACGATGACGACCAAA ACTGTGGTCTTGTGTGCCCTTTTGGCAGTCACGGCGACAATTCCTCGAGGGGTTCTCTCTAACCCAGCAAAATTATATCAGCCTCCTGATGTAGGCAGTCCTGGAGTTTCTTCTAGTGGGGGATTTGGAGGTTCCGGTGGTTCTTCGGCGGGTGCTTTTGGGGCGTCTTCTGGTGCACATGGAGGATCAGGAAGTGGAGGATTCGGTGGTTCATCTGGAGCAGGATTTGGTGGTTCATCAACTGCTGGAGGACTTGGCAGCGGTGGCTTCGGAGGTTCAGCTGGTAGCGGTTTTGGTGCCTCCGGATCTGGATTTGGAGGCTCAGTAGGATCTGGTGGGGCTGGCAGTGGAGGCTTCGGAGGTTCAGCAGGAAGTGGTTTTGGTTCCTCAGGATCTGGATTTGGAGGCTCTGTAGGATCTGGTGGTGCTGGATTTGGAGGTTCTGCAGGATCTGGTGGGGCTGGCAGTGGAGGCTTCGGAGGCTCAGCAGGAAGTGGTTTTGGTTCCTCAGGATCTGGATTTGGAGGCTCTGTAGGATCTGGTGGTGTTGGATTTGGAGGTTCTGCAGGATCTGGTGGGGCTGGCAGTGGAGGCTTCGAAGGCTCAGCAGGAAGTGGTTTTGGTTCCTCAGGATCTGGATTTGGAGGCTCTGCAGGATCTGGTGGTGCTGGATTTGGAGGTTCTGTAGGATCTGGTGGGGTTGGCAGTGGAGGCCTCGGAGGTTCAGCAGGAAGTGGTTTTGGTTCATCAGGATCTGGATTTGGAGGTTCCGCAGGATCTGGTGGTGCTGGCAGTGCAGGCTATGGTGGTTCAGCAGGTAGTGGTATTGGTGCCTCAGGATCTGGTTTTGGAGGTTCCTCAGGAGCTGGATTTGGAGGTTCTGTAGGATCTGGTGGGGCTGGCAGTGGAGGCTTCGGAGGTTCAGCAGGAAGTGGTTTTGGTTCCTCAGGATCTGGTTTTGGAGGTTCCACAGGATCTGGATTTGGAGGCTCTGTAGGATCTGGTGGTGCTGGATTTGGAGGTTCCGTAGGATCTGGTGGTGCTGGATTTGGAGGCTCCGTAGGATCTGGTGGTGCTGGATTTGGAGGTTCTGCAGGATCTGGTGGAGTTGGCAGTGGAGGCTTTGGTGGTTCAGCAGGAAGCGGTTTTGGTGCCTCAGGATCTGGTGGTTACCAAGGTCCCTCTGCTCCTGTCGTTCCTATTCTTGCTGATGAACGTGATGGTCCACACGCTGATGGTTCTTACAGCTTCAACTTCGAAACTGGTGATGGCATCAGCCGTCAAGAACAAGGATATCCACAGGGTGAAACTGGAGCTGTGGCACAGCAAGGTGCATGGTC ATTCACTTTCCCAGATGGTACCCCAGCTAACTTCCAGTTTGTTGCCGATGGATCTGGTTTCCGTGTAGAATCAGACCTTCtgccaactcctcctcctcttccacctcaTGCCATCGCTCAGATTGAGAAAGCAGCTCTTGAGGATGCTGCTGCCAGTGCTGCTGGAGCTCAGGGAGCTTACAGTGGAGGTTCCCAATCTGGCTCCGGTGCCGGCTTAGGCTCTGGAGCAGGATTTGGTTCTGGAGCAGGATTTGGTTCTGGAGCAGGATTTGGCTCTGGTGCTGGCTCAGGATCTGGAGCAGGATTTGGCTCTGGTGCCGGCTCAGGATCTGGAGCAGGATTTGGCTCTGGTGCCAGCTTAGGCGCTGGTGCCGGCTTAGGCTCTGGAGCAGGATTTGGCTCTGGTGCCAGCTTAGGTTCTGGAGCAGGATTTGGCTCTGGCGCTGGCTTAGGCTCTGGAGCAGGATTTGGTTCTGGTGCCGGCTTAGGCTCTGGAGCAGGATTTGGCTCTGGTGCCGGCCTAGGCTCTGGAGCAGGCTTTGGCTCAGGATCTCAGGGATCTGGTGCTGGATTTGGCTCTGGATCAGGATCTCAATTTGGCGGCCCCGTATCAGTTCCAGCACCGCAAACTCCAGGCAGAACCTACGGTTTACCTTGA
- the LOC135197699 gene encoding fibroin heavy chain-like isoform X3, which yields MHSVRLLHTTMTTKTVVLCALLAVTATIPRGVLSNPAKLYQPPDVGSPGVSSSGGFGGSGGSSAGAFGASSGAHGGSGSGGFGGSSGAGFGGSSTAGGLGSGGFGGSAGSGFGASGSGFGGSVGSGGAGSGGFGGSAGSGFGSSGSGFGGSVGSGGAGFGGSAGSGGAGSGGFGGSAGSGFGSSGSGFGGSVGSGGVGFGGSAGSGGAGSGGFEGSAGSGFGSSGSGFGGSAGSGGAGFGGSVGSGGVGSGGLGGSAGSGFGSSGSGFGGSAGSGGAGFGGSVGSGGAGSGGFGGSAGSGFGSSGSGFGGSTGSGFGGSVGSGGAGFGGSVGSGGAGFGGSVGSGGAGFGGSAGSGGVGSGGFGGSAGSGFGASGSGGYQGPSAPVVPILADERDGPHADGSYSFNFETGDGISRQEQGYPQGETGAVAQQGAWSFTFPDGTPANFQFVADGSGFRVESDLLPTPPPLPPHAIAQIEKAALEDAAASAAGAQGAYSGGSQSGSGAGLGSGAGFGSGAGFGSGAGFGSGAGSGSGAGFGSGAGSGSGAGFGSGASLGAGAGLGSGAGFGSGASLGSGAGFGSGAGLGSGAGFGSGAGLGSGAGFGSGAGLGSGAGFGSGSQGSGAGFGSGSGSQFGGPVSVPAPQTPGRTYGLP from the exons ATGCATTCAGTTCGACTCCTTCACACAACGATGACGACCAAA ACTGTGGTCTTGTGTGCCCTTTTGGCAGTCACGGCGACAATTCCTCGAGGGGTTCTCTCTAACCCAGCAAAATTATATCAGCCTCCTGATGTAGGCAGTCCTGGAGTTTCTTCTAGTGGGGGATTTGGAGGTTCCGGTGGTTCTTCGGCGGGTGCTTTTGGGGCGTCTTCTGGTGCACATGGAGGATCAGGAAGTGGAGGATTCGGTGGTTCATCTGGAGCAGGATTTGGTGGTTCATCAACTGCTGGAGGACTTGGCAGCGGTGGCTTCGGAGGTTCAGCTGGTAGCGGTTTTGGTGCCTCCGGATCTGGATTTGGAGGCTCAGTAGGATCTGGTGGGGCTGGCAGTGGAGGCTTCGGAGGTTCAGCAGGAAGTGGTTTTGGTTCCTCAGGATCTGGATTTGGAGGCTCTGTAGGATCTGGTGGTGCTGGATTTGGAGGTTCTGCAGGATCTGGTGGGGCTGGCAGTGGAGGCTTCGGAGGCTCAGCAGGAAGTGGTTTTGGTTCCTCAGGATCTGGATTTGGAGGCTCTGTAGGATCTGGTGGTGTTGGATTTGGAGGTTCTGCAGGATCTGGTGGGGCTGGCAGTGGAGGCTTCGAAGGCTCAGCAGGAAGTGGTTTTGGTTCCTCAGGATCTGGATTTGGAGGCTCTGCAGGATCTGGTGGTGCTGGATTTGGAGGTTCTGTAGGATCTGGTGGGGTTGGCAGTGGAGGCCTCGGAGGTTCAGCAGGAAGTGGTTTTGGTTCATCAGGATCTGGATTTGGAGGTTCCGCAGGATCTGGTG GAGCTGGATTTGGAGGTTCTGTAGGATCTGGTGGGGCTGGCAGTGGAGGCTTCGGAGGTTCAGCAGGAAGTGGTTTTGGTTCCTCAGGATCTGGTTTTGGAGGTTCCACAGGATCTGGATTTGGAGGCTCTGTAGGATCTGGTGGTGCTGGATTTGGAGGTTCCGTAGGATCTGGTGGTGCTGGATTTGGAGGCTCCGTAGGATCTGGTGGTGCTGGATTTGGAGGTTCTGCAGGATCTGGTGGAGTTGGCAGTGGAGGCTTTGGTGGTTCAGCAGGAAGCGGTTTTGGTGCCTCAGGATCTGGTGGTTACCAAGGTCCCTCTGCTCCTGTCGTTCCTATTCTTGCTGATGAACGTGATGGTCCACACGCTGATGGTTCTTACAGCTTCAACTTCGAAACTGGTGATGGCATCAGCCGTCAAGAACAAGGATATCCACAGGGTGAAACTGGAGCTGTGGCACAGCAAGGTGCATGGTC ATTCACTTTCCCAGATGGTACCCCAGCTAACTTCCAGTTTGTTGCCGATGGATCTGGTTTCCGTGTAGAATCAGACCTTCtgccaactcctcctcctcttccacctcaTGCCATCGCTCAGATTGAGAAAGCAGCTCTTGAGGATGCTGCTGCCAGTGCTGCTGGAGCTCAGGGAGCTTACAGTGGAGGTTCCCAATCTGGCTCCGGTGCCGGCTTAGGCTCTGGAGCAGGATTTGGTTCTGGAGCAGGATTTGGTTCTGGAGCAGGATTTGGCTCTGGTGCTGGCTCAGGATCTGGAGCAGGATTTGGCTCTGGTGCCGGCTCAGGATCTGGAGCAGGATTTGGCTCTGGTGCCAGCTTAGGCGCTGGTGCCGGCTTAGGCTCTGGAGCAGGATTTGGCTCTGGTGCCAGCTTAGGTTCTGGAGCAGGATTTGGCTCTGGCGCTGGCTTAGGCTCTGGAGCAGGATTTGGTTCTGGTGCCGGCTTAGGCTCTGGAGCAGGATTTGGCTCTGGTGCCGGCCTAGGCTCTGGAGCAGGCTTTGGCTCAGGATCTCAGGGATCTGGTGCTGGATTTGGCTCTGGATCAGGATCTCAATTTGGCGGCCCCGTATCAGTTCCAGCACCGCAAACTCCAGGCAGAACCTACGGTTTACCTTGA
- the LOC135197699 gene encoding uncharacterized protein LOC135197699 isoform X6 produces the protein MHSVRLLHTTMTTKTVVLCALLAVTATIPRGVLSNPAKLYQPPDVGSPGVSSSGGFGGSGGSSAGAFGASSGAHGGSGSGGFGGSSGAGFGGSSTAGGLGSGGFGGSAGSGFGASGSGFGGSVGSGGAGSGGFGGSAGSGFGSSGSGFGGSVGSGGAGFGGSAGSGGAGSGGFGGSAGSGFGSSGSGFGGSVGSGGVGFGGSAGSGGAGSGGFEGSAGSGFGSSGSGFGGSAGSGGAGFGGSVGSGGVGSGGLGGSAGSGFGSSGSGFGGSAGSGGAGSAGYGGSAGSGIGASGSGFGGSVGSGGAGFGGSVGSGGAGFGGSAGSGGVGSGGFGGSAGSGFGASGSGGYQGPSAPVVPILADERDGPHADGSYSFNFETGDGISRQEQGYPQGETGAVAQQGAWSFTFPDGTPANFQFVADGSGFRVESDLLPTPPPLPPHAIAQIEKAALEDAAASAAGAQGAYSGGSQSGSGAGLGSGAGFGSGAGFGSGAGFGSGAGSGSGAGFGSGAGSGSGAGFGSGASLGAGAGLGSGAGFGSGASLGSGAGFGSGAGLGSGAGFGSGAGLGSGAGFGSGAGLGSGAGFGSGSQGSGAGFGSGSGSQFGGPVSVPAPQTPGRTYGLP, from the exons ATGCATTCAGTTCGACTCCTTCACACAACGATGACGACCAAA ACTGTGGTCTTGTGTGCCCTTTTGGCAGTCACGGCGACAATTCCTCGAGGGGTTCTCTCTAACCCAGCAAAATTATATCAGCCTCCTGATGTAGGCAGTCCTGGAGTTTCTTCTAGTGGGGGATTTGGAGGTTCCGGTGGTTCTTCGGCGGGTGCTTTTGGGGCGTCTTCTGGTGCACATGGAGGATCAGGAAGTGGAGGATTCGGTGGTTCATCTGGAGCAGGATTTGGTGGTTCATCAACTGCTGGAGGACTTGGCAGCGGTGGCTTCGGAGGTTCAGCTGGTAGCGGTTTTGGTGCCTCCGGATCTGGATTTGGAGGCTCAGTAGGATCTGGTGGGGCTGGCAGTGGAGGCTTCGGAGGTTCAGCAGGAAGTGGTTTTGGTTCCTCAGGATCTGGATTTGGAGGCTCTGTAGGATCTGGTGGTGCTGGATTTGGAGGTTCTGCAGGATCTGGTGGGGCTGGCAGTGGAGGCTTCGGAGGCTCAGCAGGAAGTGGTTTTGGTTCCTCAGGATCTGGATTTGGAGGCTCTGTAGGATCTGGTGGTGTTGGATTTGGAGGTTCTGCAGGATCTGGTGGGGCTGGCAGTGGAGGCTTCGAAGGCTCAGCAGGAAGTGGTTTTGGTTCCTCAGGATCTGGATTTGGAGGCTCTGCAGGATCTGGTGGTGCTGGATTTGGAGGTTCTGTAGGATCTGGTGGGGTTGGCAGTGGAGGCCTCGGAGGTTCAGCAGGAAGTGGTTTTGGTTCATCAGGATCTGGATTTGGAGGTTCCGCAGGATCTGGTGGTGCTGGCAGTGCAGGCTATGGTGGTTCAGCAGGTAGTGGTATTGGTGCCTCAGGATCTGGTTTTGGAG GTTCCGTAGGATCTGGTGGTGCTGGATTTGGAGGCTCCGTAGGATCTGGTGGTGCTGGATTTGGAGGTTCTGCAGGATCTGGTGGAGTTGGCAGTGGAGGCTTTGGTGGTTCAGCAGGAAGCGGTTTTGGTGCCTCAGGATCTGGTGGTTACCAAGGTCCCTCTGCTCCTGTCGTTCCTATTCTTGCTGATGAACGTGATGGTCCACACGCTGATGGTTCTTACAGCTTCAACTTCGAAACTGGTGATGGCATCAGCCGTCAAGAACAAGGATATCCACAGGGTGAAACTGGAGCTGTGGCACAGCAAGGTGCATGGTC ATTCACTTTCCCAGATGGTACCCCAGCTAACTTCCAGTTTGTTGCCGATGGATCTGGTTTCCGTGTAGAATCAGACCTTCtgccaactcctcctcctcttccacctcaTGCCATCGCTCAGATTGAGAAAGCAGCTCTTGAGGATGCTGCTGCCAGTGCTGCTGGAGCTCAGGGAGCTTACAGTGGAGGTTCCCAATCTGGCTCCGGTGCCGGCTTAGGCTCTGGAGCAGGATTTGGTTCTGGAGCAGGATTTGGTTCTGGAGCAGGATTTGGCTCTGGTGCTGGCTCAGGATCTGGAGCAGGATTTGGCTCTGGTGCCGGCTCAGGATCTGGAGCAGGATTTGGCTCTGGTGCCAGCTTAGGCGCTGGTGCCGGCTTAGGCTCTGGAGCAGGATTTGGCTCTGGTGCCAGCTTAGGTTCTGGAGCAGGATTTGGCTCTGGCGCTGGCTTAGGCTCTGGAGCAGGATTTGGTTCTGGTGCCGGCTTAGGCTCTGGAGCAGGATTTGGCTCTGGTGCCGGCCTAGGCTCTGGAGCAGGCTTTGGCTCAGGATCTCAGGGATCTGGTGCTGGATTTGGCTCTGGATCAGGATCTCAATTTGGCGGCCCCGTATCAGTTCCAGCACCGCAAACTCCAGGCAGAACCTACGGTTTACCTTGA
- the LOC135197699 gene encoding uncharacterized protein LOC135197699 isoform X7 codes for MHSVRLLHTTMTTKTVVLCALLAVTATIPRGVLSNPAKLYQPPDVGSPGVSSSGGFGGSGGSSAGAFGASSGAHGGSGSGGFGGSSGAGFGGSSTAGGLGSGGFGGSAGSGFGASGSGFGGSVGSGGAGSGGFGGSAGSGFGSSGSGFGGSVGSGGAGFGGSAGSGGAGSGGFGGSAGSGFGSSGSGFGGSVGSGGVGFGGSAGSGGAGSGGFEGSAGSGFGSSGSGFGGSAGSGGAGFGGSVGSGGVGSGGLGGSAGSGFGSSGSGFGGSAGSGGAGSAGYGGSAGSGIGASGSGFGGSSGAGFGGSVGSGGAGFGGSAGSGGVGSGGFGGSAGSGFGASGSGGYQGPSAPVVPILADERDGPHADGSYSFNFETGDGISRQEQGYPQGETGAVAQQGAWSFTFPDGTPANFQFVADGSGFRVESDLLPTPPPLPPHAIAQIEKAALEDAAASAAGAQGAYSGGSQSGSGAGLGSGAGFGSGAGFGSGAGFGSGAGSGSGAGFGSGAGSGSGAGFGSGASLGAGAGLGSGAGFGSGASLGSGAGFGSGAGLGSGAGFGSGAGLGSGAGFGSGAGLGSGAGFGSGSQGSGAGFGSGSGSQFGGPVSVPAPQTPGRTYGLP; via the exons ATGCATTCAGTTCGACTCCTTCACACAACGATGACGACCAAA ACTGTGGTCTTGTGTGCCCTTTTGGCAGTCACGGCGACAATTCCTCGAGGGGTTCTCTCTAACCCAGCAAAATTATATCAGCCTCCTGATGTAGGCAGTCCTGGAGTTTCTTCTAGTGGGGGATTTGGAGGTTCCGGTGGTTCTTCGGCGGGTGCTTTTGGGGCGTCTTCTGGTGCACATGGAGGATCAGGAAGTGGAGGATTCGGTGGTTCATCTGGAGCAGGATTTGGTGGTTCATCAACTGCTGGAGGACTTGGCAGCGGTGGCTTCGGAGGTTCAGCTGGTAGCGGTTTTGGTGCCTCCGGATCTGGATTTGGAGGCTCAGTAGGATCTGGTGGGGCTGGCAGTGGAGGCTTCGGAGGTTCAGCAGGAAGTGGTTTTGGTTCCTCAGGATCTGGATTTGGAGGCTCTGTAGGATCTGGTGGTGCTGGATTTGGAGGTTCTGCAGGATCTGGTGGGGCTGGCAGTGGAGGCTTCGGAGGCTCAGCAGGAAGTGGTTTTGGTTCCTCAGGATCTGGATTTGGAGGCTCTGTAGGATCTGGTGGTGTTGGATTTGGAGGTTCTGCAGGATCTGGTGGGGCTGGCAGTGGAGGCTTCGAAGGCTCAGCAGGAAGTGGTTTTGGTTCCTCAGGATCTGGATTTGGAGGCTCTGCAGGATCTGGTGGTGCTGGATTTGGAGGTTCTGTAGGATCTGGTGGGGTTGGCAGTGGAGGCCTCGGAGGTTCAGCAGGAAGTGGTTTTGGTTCATCAGGATCTGGATTTGGAGGTTCCGCAGGATCTGGTGGTGCTGGCAGTGCAGGCTATGGTGGTTCAGCAGGTAGTGGTATTGGTGCCTCAGGATCTGGTTTTGGAGGTTCCTCAGGAGCTGGATTTGGAG GCTCCGTAGGATCTGGTGGTGCTGGATTTGGAGGTTCTGCAGGATCTGGTGGAGTTGGCAGTGGAGGCTTTGGTGGTTCAGCAGGAAGCGGTTTTGGTGCCTCAGGATCTGGTGGTTACCAAGGTCCCTCTGCTCCTGTCGTTCCTATTCTTGCTGATGAACGTGATGGTCCACACGCTGATGGTTCTTACAGCTTCAACTTCGAAACTGGTGATGGCATCAGCCGTCAAGAACAAGGATATCCACAGGGTGAAACTGGAGCTGTGGCACAGCAAGGTGCATGGTC ATTCACTTTCCCAGATGGTACCCCAGCTAACTTCCAGTTTGTTGCCGATGGATCTGGTTTCCGTGTAGAATCAGACCTTCtgccaactcctcctcctcttccacctcaTGCCATCGCTCAGATTGAGAAAGCAGCTCTTGAGGATGCTGCTGCCAGTGCTGCTGGAGCTCAGGGAGCTTACAGTGGAGGTTCCCAATCTGGCTCCGGTGCCGGCTTAGGCTCTGGAGCAGGATTTGGTTCTGGAGCAGGATTTGGTTCTGGAGCAGGATTTGGCTCTGGTGCTGGCTCAGGATCTGGAGCAGGATTTGGCTCTGGTGCCGGCTCAGGATCTGGAGCAGGATTTGGCTCTGGTGCCAGCTTAGGCGCTGGTGCCGGCTTAGGCTCTGGAGCAGGATTTGGCTCTGGTGCCAGCTTAGGTTCTGGAGCAGGATTTGGCTCTGGCGCTGGCTTAGGCTCTGGAGCAGGATTTGGTTCTGGTGCCGGCTTAGGCTCTGGAGCAGGATTTGGCTCTGGTGCCGGCCTAGGCTCTGGAGCAGGCTTTGGCTCAGGATCTCAGGGATCTGGTGCTGGATTTGGCTCTGGATCAGGATCTCAATTTGGCGGCCCCGTATCAGTTCCAGCACCGCAAACTCCAGGCAGAACCTACGGTTTACCTTGA
- the LOC135197699 gene encoding fibroin heavy chain-like isoform X4, whose translation MHSVRLLHTTMTTKTVVLCALLAVTATIPRGVLSNPAKLYQPPDVGSPGVSSSGGFGGSGGSSAGAFGASSGAHGGSGSGGFGGSSGAGFGGSSTAGGLGSGGFGGSAGSGFGASGSGFGGSVGSGGAGFGGSAGSGGAGSGGFGGSAGSGFGSSGSGFGGSVGSGGVGFGGSAGSGGAGSGGFEGSAGSGFGSSGSGFGGSAGSGGAGFGGSVGSGGVGSGGLGGSAGSGFGSSGSGFGGSAGSGGAGSAGYGGSAGSGIGASGSGFGGSSGAGFGGSVGSGGAGSGGFGGSAGSGFGSSGSGFGGSTGSGFGGSVGSGGAGFGGSVGSGGAGFGGSVGSGGAGFGGSAGSGGVGSGGFGGSAGSGFGASGSGGYQGPSAPVVPILADERDGPHADGSYSFNFETGDGISRQEQGYPQGETGAVAQQGAWSFTFPDGTPANFQFVADGSGFRVESDLLPTPPPLPPHAIAQIEKAALEDAAASAAGAQGAYSGGSQSGSGAGLGSGAGFGSGAGFGSGAGFGSGAGSGSGAGFGSGAGSGSGAGFGSGASLGAGAGLGSGAGFGSGASLGSGAGFGSGAGLGSGAGFGSGAGLGSGAGFGSGAGLGSGAGFGSGSQGSGAGFGSGSGSQFGGPVSVPAPQTPGRTYGLP comes from the exons ATGCATTCAGTTCGACTCCTTCACACAACGATGACGACCAAA ACTGTGGTCTTGTGTGCCCTTTTGGCAGTCACGGCGACAATTCCTCGAGGGGTTCTCTCTAACCCAGCAAAATTATATCAGCCTCCTGATGTAGGCAGTCCTGGAGTTTCTTCTAGTGGGGGATTTGGAGGTTCCGGTGGTTCTTCGGCGGGTGCTTTTGGGGCGTCTTCTGGTGCACATGGAGGATCAGGAAGTGGAGGATTCGGTGGTTCATCTGGAGCAGGATTTGGTGGTTCATCAACTGCTGGAGGACTTGGCAGCGGTGGCTTCGGAGGTTCAGCTGGTAGCGGTTTTGGTGCCTCCGGATCTGGATTTGGAG GCTCTGTAGGATCTGGTGGTGCTGGATTTGGAGGTTCTGCAGGATCTGGTGGGGCTGGCAGTGGAGGCTTCGGAGGCTCAGCAGGAAGTGGTTTTGGTTCCTCAGGATCTGGATTTGGAGGCTCTGTAGGATCTGGTGGTGTTGGATTTGGAGGTTCTGCAGGATCTGGTGGGGCTGGCAGTGGAGGCTTCGAAGGCTCAGCAGGAAGTGGTTTTGGTTCCTCAGGATCTGGATTTGGAGGCTCTGCAGGATCTGGTGGTGCTGGATTTGGAGGTTCTGTAGGATCTGGTGGGGTTGGCAGTGGAGGCCTCGGAGGTTCAGCAGGAAGTGGTTTTGGTTCATCAGGATCTGGATTTGGAGGTTCCGCAGGATCTGGTGGTGCTGGCAGTGCAGGCTATGGTGGTTCAGCAGGTAGTGGTATTGGTGCCTCAGGATCTGGTTTTGGAGGTTCCTCAGGAGCTGGATTTGGAGGTTCTGTAGGATCTGGTGGGGCTGGCAGTGGAGGCTTCGGAGGTTCAGCAGGAAGTGGTTTTGGTTCCTCAGGATCTGGTTTTGGAGGTTCCACAGGATCTGGATTTGGAGGCTCTGTAGGATCTGGTGGTGCTGGATTTGGAGGTTCCGTAGGATCTGGTGGTGCTGGATTTGGAGGCTCCGTAGGATCTGGTGGTGCTGGATTTGGAGGTTCTGCAGGATCTGGTGGAGTTGGCAGTGGAGGCTTTGGTGGTTCAGCAGGAAGCGGTTTTGGTGCCTCAGGATCTGGTGGTTACCAAGGTCCCTCTGCTCCTGTCGTTCCTATTCTTGCTGATGAACGTGATGGTCCACACGCTGATGGTTCTTACAGCTTCAACTTCGAAACTGGTGATGGCATCAGCCGTCAAGAACAAGGATATCCACAGGGTGAAACTGGAGCTGTGGCACAGCAAGGTGCATGGTC ATTCACTTTCCCAGATGGTACCCCAGCTAACTTCCAGTTTGTTGCCGATGGATCTGGTTTCCGTGTAGAATCAGACCTTCtgccaactcctcctcctcttccacctcaTGCCATCGCTCAGATTGAGAAAGCAGCTCTTGAGGATGCTGCTGCCAGTGCTGCTGGAGCTCAGGGAGCTTACAGTGGAGGTTCCCAATCTGGCTCCGGTGCCGGCTTAGGCTCTGGAGCAGGATTTGGTTCTGGAGCAGGATTTGGTTCTGGAGCAGGATTTGGCTCTGGTGCTGGCTCAGGATCTGGAGCAGGATTTGGCTCTGGTGCCGGCTCAGGATCTGGAGCAGGATTTGGCTCTGGTGCCAGCTTAGGCGCTGGTGCCGGCTTAGGCTCTGGAGCAGGATTTGGCTCTGGTGCCAGCTTAGGTTCTGGAGCAGGATTTGGCTCTGGCGCTGGCTTAGGCTCTGGAGCAGGATTTGGTTCTGGTGCCGGCTTAGGCTCTGGAGCAGGATTTGGCTCTGGTGCCGGCCTAGGCTCTGGAGCAGGCTTTGGCTCAGGATCTCAGGGATCTGGTGCTGGATTTGGCTCTGGATCAGGATCTCAATTTGGCGGCCCCGTATCAGTTCCAGCACCGCAAACTCCAGGCAGAACCTACGGTTTACCTTGA